Genomic window (Vigna radiata var. radiata cultivar VC1973A chromosome 1, Vradiata_ver6, whole genome shotgun sequence):
AACACTCTCgacttcaattttgttttcttataagCAACTGaagatatattttgatttagGGTGAACAAGACTTTagatacttcattttttttttatctatttattttaaataaatattcaaggACAAGCAGTGAGGTACCTGTTTTGAAgattttgttggtttttaacTTTAAGATCACGATACAACATAATTTCAACAATACCTCCATGATTAAACAGTTCGATTTTAAAGGTATTTACAGACAGAAAAAATGGATTGTTTAGTATTACTTTATCCCGCACCCAATTTAAACGTGTGGCCagaaattttcacttttattgATGGAGATTCTTTATTTATGCTTAGTGATGCTGTTTATATGGGTTGATTGTAGTTGTTAGATGATATAGCAATATGTGCTTTAGGACTATGAGTTATGCGATCCAGCTGGTTCTATCCTTCTCCGTGTCCTTTTTCATGGATTTTTTTGACTtggtataaaagaaaaagatgccAAAGAGAGAGAGCTggtaaatatgataaataatttgataaagaATGAAGGGGGAGATAAGGAAACTATAATGGAAGAGAGACTCAATGTATGAATATAATACCTTTTTCTAGTAATTTTTGAGCTGTAACATTTGATCAGTATGAACGCAGATATATTTTTGGGGCTTTTTAAGTACTGTTTTCTCAAACAGATTCACAATTAACTTTTGATAGCATAATTGTCATCTAATGTAGGATGGACGTCAAGTACTTGTAATTGAAAGAGATTTGAGTGAACCAGACAGAATTGTTGGAGAGTTGCTACAGCCTGGAGGTTATCTCAAGTTAATTGAGCTGGGACTTGAAGGTAGTGCTAACTTAACTTTATAGACATTCGACATATAATAGTCCTACTGTGACTAATCGCGAGTGCTGGAAATAATACACATTTGTTTGGTGATTTTAACTATGGCTTGTGCAAAGTGTAGAATGACCACTGATTCCCTATCACTGTAGATTGTGTGGATAAAATTGATGCTCAACAAGTGTTTGGTTATGCTCTTTTCAAGGATGGAAAACACATAAGACTCTCTTATCCGTTGGAAAAGTTTCACTCAGATGTTGCCGGCAGAAGCTTTCACAATGGGCGTTTTATTCAGAGGATGAGAGAGAAGGCTGCCTCCCTTCCCAAGTATTTGGTTTCTTCCTTTACTTTGCcgttcttgatttttcttttttttttataaaaattgagttGTTACGGTGTTGCACCTGTCTACTACACGGGATTTAGTTTGAGTAGCACATCATTTTACCTGATTATTGAAACTCTCTCATCAATGCCATTTGATCTGTCTTGGCTTGATATTCTAATCATGTTACTTAGGTTTGAAGTTATTTATGCAATCAGGTTATCTCCCTATGTTCCTATCATCCAGACAGCTATATACCTATTAGTGATCACTATTATTGGGCAATATAATTCAGAAATCATATTTAACAATTGAAAAATAGACGTACCATTCTAGACTTGAACTGAAGGTACTTTCTTGTTCACACACACGTacatacatatttattatttcacttaattattttttcatttaacagTGTAAGACTGGAGCAAGGAACAGTTACTTCCCTACTCGAAGAGAAGGGGGTAATTAAAGGCGTGCAGTACAAAACCAAGGATAGTCAAGAATTATCAGTTTGCGCACCCTTTACCATTGTTTGTGATGGCTGTTTTTCAAATTTGCGTCGTTCTCTTTGTAATCCTAAGGTGATGATACAGCTTATTAAGCTTAAACGCATGATTTAGTTTCCAGAGTCAAATAAAATTTGGCTTATCTCTGAAGTATCAGCCTTTCATACCAGGAATTAACATTTTGATATTATTCATTTGGAGAGTTCCCCCTTCTCTCGGTTAAATGTTAACGTTTGCTTAGTGTATTCCTGATTACGATGCTTTGTTTATAGGTAGATGTGCCCTCTTGTTTCGTAGGCCTAGTTTTGGAGAATTGTGAACTTCCTTATGCAAATCATGGCCATGTCATACTGGGAGAACCTTCGCCAGTTCTGTTCTATCCAATAAGTAGTACAGAAATCCGCTGTCTAGTTGATATTCCTGGCCAGAAAGTTCCGTCTATTTCCAATGGTGAAATGGCTAAGTATTTGAAGACGGTGATCGCTCCACAGGTACCTATATATTAGAGGTTCTACAAATTCTTTATAAACCGTGGCAGATTTATTTCAACGGGAGCAGGAATTTATTTCGCATTCTCAGTTAATAGTGTTGGATAATGATAAGGGAAAATTGAAATGCAGGTTCCTCACGAGCTTCATGACGCATTCATAGCTGCAGTGGACAAAGGCCGCATCAGGACAATGCCAAACAGAAGCATGCCAGCAGCTCCTCATCCTACTCCCGGAGCCCTGCTGATGGGAGATGCATTCAACATGCGCCATCCTCTAACGGGGGGTGGCATGACTGTGGCATTATCTGATATAGTAGTGCTTCGAAATCTTCTTAGGCCTTTGCGTGATCTGAATGATGCACCCAGCCTTTGCAAATACCTTGAATCCTTTTATACCTTGCGAAAAGTAATGTGCTCTATAACATCGATACACTGAATTTAGGCAACCAcctaattttcttttcctaaacGGAACACAAAAAAACACGAATATGTTACTCTAACTATCTTCATCTTTCAATTTACAGCCTGTGGCGTCCACTATAAATACCCTGGCAGGAGCTCTTTATAAGGTTTTTTGCGCATCACCTGATCCAGCGAGGAAGGAAATGCGCCAAGCTTGCTTCGACTATCTTAGTCTTGGAGGTCAATTCTCGGAAGGACCAATCTCTCTGCTTTCGGGGTTAAATCCTCGGCCCTTGACCCTGGTTCTCCATTTCTTTGCTGTTGCAATATATGGTGTCGGCCGTTTACTACTACCATTTCCTTCACCTAAACGGATATGGATCGGACTTCGATTAATTTCTGTAAGTCGcaaaatttatgtattatttgttcttttatCTGGAAAATTAGTTGGAAAACTCCCTTTAATTTAACTGCAAAAACCTATTTTATCTATTGTCAGAGTGCATCCGGAATCATCATGCCAATAATCAAGGCAGAAGGAGTCCGTCAGATGTTCTTTCCTACAACCGTTCCAGCTTATTACCGAAATCCCCCACTTGCTTAAACGCGAATTCAGCGACGTCTTCACGAGCCAATCAATACGAGCTACcgatatttttattctttcggGACATTTGAAAGCAATCCAGATTTAACGTGAGTTCTAGAATCGATTTAGGATTAATAAGTGatctttttcatatttgttaaCTAGTTACTGCTTATATTTTAAAGCGCCTCATGGATCCTGAGggaatataatttaaaacttcaCACATAATTTCGCTGAATTGCGAAAGCTGAAATTCAGCAGCGTAACAATTGCAGTACTGACATGCATGATCACATACCGTTAAACCCAAGGAAAGGACCAACCTGACAAAATGTAAGCTAAAGAAAAAGTGCGTATTGAATAAGAAACCATTGTTTAGCTAATTCACTTTGCAAATCACCTCAAATTTAAATCATATGCAACGTAATTGATGCAGATTTtgaagaatataatataaagtataaatataacaGTGAATGACCAAAATAAGATTTCAATACGAGTCAAGTATATAAAGGGACActgttaaacattttaaataatggaATGTCAAACTTCAGAAGCATTTGGATTAGGGTCCCCAGATTCGGCGCTAGGTGAAGACATTACCGCTCAATtaacatattcttttaaattttgctt
Coding sequences:
- the LOC106765593 gene encoding squalene monooxygenase isoform X2, which produces MLDTYVFGWIICVTLSAFAICNFVFAGKKFCASLETDAAMCAENITTAAGECRQSKRDGEVDVVIVGAGVAGSALAYTLGKDGKHIRLSYPLEKFHSDVAGRSFHNGRFIQRMREKAASLPNVRLEQGTVTSLLEEKGVIKGVQYKTKDSQELSVCAPFTIVCDGCFSNLRRSLCNPKVDVPSCFVGLVLENCELPYANHGHVILGEPSPVLFYPISSTEIRCLVDIPGQKVPSISNGEMAKYLKTVIAPQVPHELHDAFIAAVDKGRIRTMPNRSMPAAPHPTPGALLMGDAFNMRHPLTGGGMTVALSDIVVLRNLLRPLRDLNDAPSLCKYLESFYTLRKPVASTINTLAGALYKVFCASPDPARKEMRQACFDYLSLGGQFSEGPISLLSGLNPRPLTLVLHFFAVAIYGVGRLLLPFPSPKRIWIGLRLISSASGIIMPIIKAEGVRQMFFPTTVPAYYRNPPLA
- the LOC106765593 gene encoding squalene monooxygenase isoform X1, translating into MLDTYVFGWIICVTLSAFAICNFVFAGKKFCASLETDAAMCAENITTAAGECRQSKRDGEVDVVIVGAGVAGSALAYTLGKDGRQVLVIERDLSEPDRIVGELLQPGGYLKLIELGLEDCVDKIDAQQVFGYALFKDGKHIRLSYPLEKFHSDVAGRSFHNGRFIQRMREKAASLPNVRLEQGTVTSLLEEKGVIKGVQYKTKDSQELSVCAPFTIVCDGCFSNLRRSLCNPKVDVPSCFVGLVLENCELPYANHGHVILGEPSPVLFYPISSTEIRCLVDIPGQKVPSISNGEMAKYLKTVIAPQVPHELHDAFIAAVDKGRIRTMPNRSMPAAPHPTPGALLMGDAFNMRHPLTGGGMTVALSDIVVLRNLLRPLRDLNDAPSLCKYLESFYTLRKPVASTINTLAGALYKVFCASPDPARKEMRQACFDYLSLGGQFSEGPISLLSGLNPRPLTLVLHFFAVAIYGVGRLLLPFPSPKRIWIGLRLISSASGIIMPIIKAEGVRQMFFPTTVPAYYRNPPLA